The proteins below are encoded in one region of Ornithinimicrobium avium:
- a CDS encoding dipeptide/oligopeptide/nickel ABC transporter permease/ATP-binding protein: protein MRRKLTDRLVAAPGARLAALRDLPVVSRIALSFLALLALVAILAPVLVPGGPYATGTPVQPPGGEHWFGTDSTGRDIFARIVYGARSSLLIGLLATGGALLAAAVLGSVAATAGKVVSEVLMRVLDIIMSFPGIALAAVFVAVWGSSVPVLVFAIGFLYMPQLSRVVRANVLSQFGEDYVAASRVLGASTPWILFKHVARNTLAPIMVFATVLVADAIVLEASLSFINAGVRPPDPSWGNILAEGKQLLLSGYWWPTFFPGLMILLTVLSLNVLAEGLTDTLASPRIRHKVDVEADEARTAELALDANPTGAASTGTGEELPSSTATVGATGNVLPVPVRGADERQGEEVGEQTEQGFGTRVLGLTDAARARALLDESLHTLRDAEERRADRLVYTDTAAEPLLDVRHLSIAFPQAHGDVDIVDDVSFSVRPGETMGLVGESGCGKSITAMSIMGLLPPTSRITGEVVFDGQDVLTLDGHRRNALRGHHMAMVYQDALSSLNPSMLVSAQLRQLIRRGGKRSAEELMELVGLDPKRTLKSYPHELSGGQRQRVLIAMALTRNPRLLIADEPTTALDVTVQQQVVDLLNDLRRELGFAMVFVSHDLALVAQLAHRITVMYAGQVVEQGATGEILTDPRHEYTRGLLGSVLSIEAGADRLHQVQGTVPSPRDFVAGDRFSPRSSWPGVGQDTRPDLRLVPGTTHRYASTAALEAAKAKEAGR from the coding sequence ATGCGCCGCAAGCTCACCGACCGTCTCGTCGCCGCCCCGGGTGCCCGCCTGGCTGCGCTGCGGGACCTGCCCGTCGTCTCCAGGATCGCCCTGTCCTTCCTGGCGCTGCTCGCCCTCGTCGCGATCCTCGCCCCGGTGCTGGTGCCCGGAGGCCCCTACGCCACCGGGACACCGGTGCAGCCGCCCGGCGGCGAGCACTGGTTCGGCACCGACTCCACCGGACGTGACATCTTCGCCCGCATCGTCTACGGCGCCCGCTCCTCGCTGCTCATCGGCCTGCTGGCCACCGGCGGCGCCCTGCTGGCCGCGGCCGTGCTGGGCTCGGTCGCGGCCACCGCCGGCAAGGTGGTCTCCGAGGTGCTCATGCGTGTCCTCGACATCATCATGAGCTTCCCCGGCATCGCCCTGGCCGCCGTCTTCGTCGCGGTGTGGGGCAGCAGCGTTCCGGTCCTCGTCTTCGCCATCGGCTTCCTCTACATGCCGCAGCTCTCGCGCGTGGTGCGGGCCAACGTGCTCTCGCAGTTCGGCGAGGACTACGTCGCCGCCTCCCGGGTGCTGGGCGCCTCGACCCCGTGGATCCTGTTCAAGCACGTCGCCCGCAACACCCTCGCGCCCATCATGGTCTTCGCGACCGTCCTGGTCGCGGACGCGATCGTGCTGGAGGCCTCGCTGTCCTTCATCAACGCCGGGGTCCGGCCTCCGGACCCGTCCTGGGGCAACATCCTGGCCGAGGGCAAGCAGCTGCTGCTCTCCGGCTACTGGTGGCCGACCTTCTTCCCCGGCCTGATGATCCTGCTCACCGTGCTCTCCCTCAACGTCCTGGCCGAAGGCCTGACCGACACCCTGGCCAGCCCGCGCATCCGGCACAAGGTCGACGTCGAGGCCGACGAGGCGCGCACGGCGGAGCTGGCCCTGGACGCCAACCCGACCGGCGCGGCCTCCACCGGCACCGGGGAGGAGCTGCCCAGCAGCACCGCCACCGTGGGTGCGACCGGCAACGTCCTGCCCGTCCCGGTCCGCGGCGCCGACGAACGGCAGGGCGAGGAGGTCGGCGAGCAGACCGAGCAGGGCTTCGGCACCCGCGTGCTGGGGCTGACCGACGCCGCACGGGCGCGTGCCCTCCTGGACGAGAGTCTTCATACCCTGCGGGACGCCGAGGAGCGGCGCGCCGACCGCCTCGTCTACACCGACACCGCGGCTGAGCCGCTGCTCGACGTGCGCCACCTGTCGATCGCCTTCCCGCAGGCGCACGGCGACGTGGACATCGTCGACGACGTCTCCTTCTCCGTCCGGCCCGGGGAGACGATGGGCCTGGTCGGGGAGTCCGGCTGCGGCAAGTCCATCACCGCGATGTCGATCATGGGGCTGCTGCCCCCGACGTCGAGGATCACCGGCGAGGTCGTCTTCGACGGTCAGGACGTGCTCACCCTGGACGGCCACCGCCGCAACGCGCTGCGCGGGCACCACATGGCGATGGTCTACCAGGACGCGCTGTCCAGCCTCAACCCCTCGATGCTGGTCTCCGCCCAGCTGCGCCAGCTGATCCGCCGGGGTGGCAAGCGCTCGGCAGAGGAGCTGATGGAGCTGGTCGGGCTGGACCCGAAGAGGACCCTGAAGTCCTACCCGCACGAGCTCTCCGGTGGTCAGCGCCAGCGGGTGCTCATCGCGATGGCGCTGACCCGCAACCCGCGGCTGCTCATCGCCGACGAGCCGACCACCGCGCTCGACGTCACCGTGCAGCAGCAGGTCGTCGACCTGCTCAACGACCTGCGCCGCGAGCTCGGCTTCGCGATGGTCTTCGTCAGCCACGACCTCGCCCTCGTCGCCCAGCTCGCGCACCGGATCACGGTCATGTACGCCGGCCAGGTCGTCGAGCAGGGCGCCACCGGTGAGATCCTCACCGACCCGCGCCACGAGTACACCCGCGGGCTGCTCGGCTCGGTGCTGTCCATCGAGGCCGGGGCCGACCGGCTGCACCAGGTGCAGGGGACCGTGCCCTCGCCGCGCGACTTCGTCGCCGGCGACCGCTTCTCCCCTCGCTCGTCCTGGCCGGGCGTGGGCCAGGACACCCGGCCGGACCTGCGGCTGGTGCCGGGGACCACCCACCGCTATGCCTCCACCGCCGCGCTGGAGGCCGCCAAGGCGAAGGAGGCAGGACGATGA
- a CDS encoding ABC transporter permease — MSNLLRLIGRRLLALPIMILGVTLLVFLVMSLSPADPARLALGESASQEALENYRERNGLNDPLVTRYLGFLAGMLRGDLGTTSGNAPVTDVVAKAFPITLQLTFIGLAIAIVISLVLGVLAALYRDGLVDQVIRVLSVASLATPSFWLAILLIQWLGEIPGGWGVFPALILRWVPFLEDPGVYTNNIFLPAVALAVPVAGSLIRVVRTAMVEELDRDYVRTAIGSGIPRREVIARNVLRNALITPLTVLGLRVGYLMGGAVVIEIIFNIRAMGQLILDGVTRNDVFLVQGVTLVVAIAFILVNIVVDLLYVMVNPRIRNV; from the coding sequence GTGTCCAACCTGCTCAGACTGATCGGTCGACGCCTGCTGGCGCTGCCGATCATGATCCTGGGTGTCACCCTGCTCGTCTTCCTGGTGATGTCCCTGTCACCGGCGGACCCGGCCCGGCTCGCCCTGGGGGAGTCGGCCTCGCAGGAGGCGCTCGAGAACTACCGGGAGCGCAACGGCCTCAACGACCCGCTCGTGACGCGCTACCTCGGCTTCCTCGCGGGCATGCTGCGCGGCGACCTGGGCACGACCAGCGGCAACGCGCCGGTCACCGACGTGGTCGCCAAGGCCTTCCCGATCACCCTGCAGCTGACCTTCATCGGGCTGGCCATCGCCATCGTCATCTCGCTGGTCCTGGGGGTCCTGGCCGCGCTCTACCGGGACGGGCTGGTCGACCAGGTGATCCGGGTGCTCTCGGTCGCCTCGCTGGCCACCCCCTCGTTCTGGCTGGCCATCCTGCTCATCCAGTGGCTGGGCGAGATCCCCGGCGGCTGGGGCGTCTTCCCCGCGCTGATCCTGCGCTGGGTGCCCTTCCTGGAGGACCCGGGCGTCTACACCAACAACATCTTCCTGCCGGCGGTCGCGCTGGCGGTGCCGGTGGCAGGCTCGCTCATCCGGGTCGTGCGCACCGCGATGGTCGAGGAGCTGGACCGGGACTACGTGCGCACCGCGATCGGCTCGGGCATCCCGCGTCGTGAGGTGATCGCGCGCAACGTCCTGCGCAACGCCCTGATCACCCCGTTGACCGTCCTCGGGCTGCGCGTCGGCTACCTGATGGGTGGCGCGGTCGTCATCGAGATCATCTTCAACATCCGCGCGATGGGCCAGCTCATCCTCGACGGCGTCACCCGCAACGACGTCTTCCTGGTGCAGGGGGTCACCCTCGTCGTCGCGATCGCCTTCATCCTCGTCAACATCGTCGTCGACCTGCTCTACGTGATGGTCAACCCACGGATCAGGAACGTGTGA
- a CDS encoding ABC transporter substrate-binding protein, producing MTNALNHQASRRGFLRLTGTMGLAAGLAAGLAACAPKDDSSGTTTTDAVGATGGGAADENGTITAAISYELGTNGYDPMTTTAALTIAANWHTMEGLTELDPATREVYPALATELPVVSGGGTSVDVTLRDGAVFHDGTPVTAEDVVYSFERVLDPENASLYAGFIPFIDKVTAKDDTTVTIDLKYPVGVLAERLSVVKIVPKAAATGDSEAFDANPVGTGPYTMTDNGAVSKIVTFERNEDYTGPRPARAATMNWQIIPDPATRTNALQSKSVQAIDSVPYLSIDQLKSSSQVESVQGFGLLFAMFNNTEDNPFADVRARQAFLYCLDLDAIISTGLSGQAEAATCFVQKNHPAYKEAKVVYTQDLEKAKSLFAEAGVSSFRLLATNHDWVKQCTPIIVENLKAAGVEVSFEEKQSADAYTTIDGQPDAYDAFIAPGDPSVFGNDADLLLRWWYAADIWTDSRMHWKGSQSYDQVTSLLEEGLQATEQDAQLSAWHEIFDVVSEDVPLYPLFHRKTPTAWDGETLVDFTPISLTGLSFVGVASTQ from the coding sequence ATGACGAACGCACTGAACCACCAGGCGAGCCGGCGCGGCTTCCTGCGGCTGACCGGCACCATGGGTCTGGCGGCAGGCCTGGCGGCCGGCCTGGCCGCCTGCGCACCCAAGGACGACAGCTCGGGCACGACCACCACGGACGCGGTCGGCGCCACCGGTGGCGGCGCCGCGGACGAGAACGGCACCATCACCGCCGCCATCTCCTACGAGCTGGGCACCAACGGCTACGACCCGATGACCACGACCGCGGCGCTGACCATCGCGGCCAACTGGCACACGATGGAGGGCCTGACCGAGCTCGACCCGGCCACCCGCGAGGTCTACCCCGCGCTGGCCACCGAGCTGCCGGTCGTCTCCGGGGGAGGGACCTCGGTCGACGTCACCCTGCGCGACGGCGCCGTCTTCCACGACGGCACGCCGGTCACCGCCGAGGACGTCGTCTACTCCTTCGAGCGGGTCCTCGACCCGGAGAACGCCTCGCTCTACGCCGGCTTCATCCCCTTCATCGACAAGGTCACCGCCAAGGACGACACGACGGTCACCATCGACCTGAAGTACCCCGTCGGCGTCCTCGCCGAGCGCCTCTCGGTGGTCAAGATCGTCCCCAAGGCCGCCGCCACCGGCGACAGCGAGGCCTTCGACGCCAACCCGGTCGGCACCGGGCCGTACACGATGACCGACAACGGCGCCGTGAGCAAGATCGTGACCTTCGAGCGCAACGAGGACTACACGGGCCCGCGCCCGGCGCGCGCCGCCACGATGAACTGGCAGATCATCCCCGACCCCGCCACCCGCACCAACGCCCTGCAGTCCAAGAGCGTGCAGGCGATCGACTCGGTCCCCTACCTCTCGATCGACCAGCTCAAGAGCTCCTCGCAGGTGGAGTCGGTGCAGGGCTTCGGGCTGCTCTTCGCGATGTTCAACAACACCGAGGACAACCCCTTCGCCGACGTCCGCGCGCGTCAGGCCTTCCTCTACTGCCTCGACCTGGACGCGATCATCTCCACCGGTCTGTCCGGCCAGGCCGAGGCCGCCACCTGCTTCGTGCAGAAGAACCACCCGGCCTACAAGGAGGCCAAGGTCGTCTACACCCAGGACCTGGAGAAGGCCAAGTCGCTCTTCGCCGAGGCGGGTGTGAGCAGCTTCCGGCTGCTGGCGACCAACCACGACTGGGTCAAGCAGTGCACCCCGATCATCGTGGAGAACCTCAAGGCCGCCGGCGTCGAGGTGAGCTTCGAGGAGAAGCAGTCGGCCGACGCCTACACCACCATCGACGGCCAGCCCGACGCCTACGACGCGTTCATCGCGCCCGGTGACCCCTCGGTCTTCGGCAACGACGCGGACCTGCTGCTGCGCTGGTGGTACGCCGCGGACATCTGGACCGACTCGCGCATGCACTGGAAGGGCAGCCAGAGCTACGACCAGGTCACCTCCTTGCTCGAGGAGGGCCTGCAGGCCACCGAGCAGGACGCCCAGCTGAGCGCCTGGCACGAGATCTTCGACGTGGTCTCCGAGGACGTCCCGCTCTACCCGCTGTTCCACCGCAAGACGCCGACCGCCTGGGACGGCGAGACCCTGGTCGACTTCACGCCGATCTCGCTGACCGGCCTGTCCTTCGTCGGGGTCGCCTCGACCCAGTAG
- a CDS encoding FadR/GntR family transcriptional regulator, with protein MNPARPPGTTAPTGSTGRRKARWSTVEEIKDYIREHGLRPGDPLPTENELCEELGVSRSSVREAMRTLSSLDIVEVRHGHGSFVGGLSMSPLVSGLVFRGSLNRDGTFRTLREVVQVRIALDMAVAEELVSTYRGTTNEDLRELVGRMRRRSEAGETFVEEDGEFHRALLSQLDNTVVRQLVGAFWEVHTSVVPMLGIATSAEIATTVEAHGEMIDALEAGDVPAYHEAVLRHYAPLQHAIEQGLAETEDGTHD; from the coding sequence GTGAACCCCGCCCGCCCGCCCGGCACGACCGCACCGACCGGCAGCACCGGACGCCGCAAGGCGCGCTGGTCCACGGTCGAGGAGATCAAGGACTACATCCGCGAGCACGGCCTGAGGCCGGGGGACCCGCTGCCCACCGAGAACGAGCTGTGCGAGGAGCTCGGCGTCTCCCGCTCCTCGGTCCGTGAGGCGATGCGCACGCTCAGCTCGCTGGACATCGTCGAGGTGCGGCACGGGCACGGCAGTTTCGTCGGGGGCCTGTCGATGTCGCCGCTGGTCTCCGGTCTGGTCTTCCGCGGGTCCCTCAACCGGGACGGGACCTTCCGGACCCTGCGCGAGGTGGTGCAGGTGCGGATCGCCCTGGACATGGCCGTCGCCGAGGAGCTGGTCTCCACCTATCGCGGCACCACCAACGAGGACCTGCGCGAGCTGGTCGGCCGGATGCGGCGGCGCAGCGAGGCCGGAGAGACCTTCGTCGAGGAGGACGGGGAGTTCCACCGCGCGCTGCTCAGCCAGCTGGACAACACGGTCGTGCGCCAGCTGGTCGGCGCGTTCTGGGAGGTGCACACCAGCGTGGTGCCGATGCTCGGCATCGCGACCTCGGCCGAGATCGCCACCACCGTGGAGGCCCACGGCGAGATGATCGACGCGCTCGAGGCCGGCGACGTCCCGGCCTACCACGAGGCGGTCCTGCGCCACTACGCCCCGCTTCAGCACGCCATCGAGCAGGGCCTGGCCGAGACCGAGGACGGCACGCACGACTGA
- a CDS encoding ScyD/ScyE family protein, with protein sequence MRRSSLLALACSGAMAATLVAAAPSQAVQRDHAPQTVVDDLVGPLSLAVHDGSAKITVDQSFAGIITSVDKKGRTTDLASYQGTPGAGEVVGVSLGPHGTYYINTDFAAHSSHVNRIGKKGQVTTVSDDFMAYEDANNPDGDVHYGFTGLGDECTAQLQSYQDSLGGEGPEAPHLVEYTGILDSHPYKTAVTRKGDIYVADAAANAILKVSGRTGAISTVAVIPPPAPVTVTSELLASSLPGAPDCLVGRDFVPEPVPTDVEIGRDGMLYVSTLGGGLGEALPLSSVYQVDPRSGTVRWLAGDMSGATGLALLGKDIVVAQMFGGEVSVIHRGSTTAETLFSVAGPSDVEVHGNRVYATTVDLQSGMGSVVSYKVG encoded by the coding sequence ATGCGTCGTTCGTCACTCCTGGCCCTCGCCTGTTCCGGCGCGATGGCCGCCACGCTCGTGGCAGCAGCACCCTCCCAGGCCGTCCAGCGCGACCACGCTCCGCAGACGGTCGTCGACGACCTGGTCGGCCCGCTGAGCCTGGCCGTCCACGACGGCTCGGCCAAGATCACCGTCGACCAGAGCTTCGCCGGCATCATCACCTCCGTCGACAAGAAGGGCAGGACGACCGACCTGGCGTCCTACCAGGGCACCCCGGGGGCCGGCGAGGTCGTCGGCGTCAGCCTCGGACCGCACGGGACCTACTACATCAACACCGACTTCGCCGCCCATTCCAGCCACGTCAACCGGATCGGCAAGAAGGGCCAGGTCACCACGGTCAGCGACGACTTCATGGCCTACGAGGACGCCAACAACCCGGACGGCGACGTCCACTACGGGTTCACGGGGCTTGGCGACGAGTGCACGGCGCAGCTGCAGAGCTACCAGGACTCGCTCGGCGGCGAGGGTCCGGAGGCGCCGCACCTGGTCGAGTACACCGGGATCCTGGACTCGCACCCCTACAAGACCGCGGTGACGCGGAAGGGCGACATCTACGTCGCGGACGCCGCGGCCAACGCCATCCTGAAGGTCAGCGGCCGCACCGGCGCGATCAGCACGGTCGCCGTCATCCCGCCGCCGGCCCCGGTGACGGTCACCTCCGAACTGCTGGCTAGCTCGCTCCCCGGTGCGCCCGACTGCCTCGTCGGCCGCGACTTCGTGCCCGAACCGGTGCCGACCGACGTCGAGATCGGCAGGGACGGCATGCTCTACGTGTCCACCCTGGGCGGTGGCCTCGGCGAGGCGCTGCCGCTGAGCTCGGTCTACCAGGTCGACCCGCGGTCCGGCACCGTGCGGTGGCTGGCCGGCGACATGTCCGGCGCGACCGGCCTGGCGCTGCTCGGCAAGGACATCGTCGTCGCCCAGATGTTCGGCGGCGAGGTCTCGGTCATCCACCGCGGCAGCACCACCGCCGAGACACTGTTCTCCGTCGCCGGCCCCTCGGACGTCGAGGTGCACGGCAACAGGGTCTACGCGACCACCGTCGATCTGCAGAGCGGCATGGGCTCGGTCGTCTCCTACAAGGTGGGCTGA
- the ilvD gene encoding dihydroxy-acid dehydratase, giving the protein MTETRVDPKPRSRDVTDGLEKTAARGMLRAVGMGDEDWVKPQVGVASSWNEITPCNLSLDRLAKAVKDGVHAAGGYPLEFGTISVSDGISMGHEGMHYSLVSREVIADSVETVMSAERLDGSVLLAGCDKSLPAMLMAAARLDLASVFVYAGSILPGYAKLSDGSEREVTIIDAFEAVGACARGLMSREDVDVIERAICPGEGACGGFYTANTMAAAAEALGMSLPGSAAPPATDRRRDGFARRSGEAVVQMLRTGLTARQILTKEAFENAIAVTMAFGGSTNAVLHLLAIAAEAEVELTLEDFRRIGRTVPHLADVKPFGQHVMVDIDRVGGIPVVMKALLDAGMLHGEVMTVTGRTLAQNLEDLDVPPLDGKVLRQLDDPIHATGGLTILEGTLAPGGAVVKSAGFDSDVFRGTARVFDGERAAMDALEDGTITAGDVVVIRYEGPKGGPGMREMLAITGAIKGAGLGKDVLLVTDGRFSGGTTGLCVGHIAPEATEGGPVALVEDGDPIVLDVGTGRLDLEVDEETLAARRSTWVAPEPPARARRGVLNKYVRLVGSASQGAVTH; this is encoded by the coding sequence GTGACTGAGACGAGGGTCGACCCCAAGCCGCGCTCGCGGGACGTCACCGACGGGCTGGAGAAGACGGCCGCGCGCGGGATGCTGCGCGCGGTCGGGATGGGCGACGAGGACTGGGTCAAGCCCCAGGTCGGCGTCGCCAGCAGCTGGAACGAGATCACCCCGTGCAACCTGTCCCTGGACCGGCTGGCCAAGGCGGTCAAGGACGGCGTGCACGCGGCGGGCGGCTACCCGCTGGAGTTCGGGACGATCTCGGTCTCCGACGGGATCTCGATGGGTCACGAGGGCATGCACTACTCGCTGGTCTCCCGCGAGGTCATCGCCGACTCGGTGGAGACCGTCATGTCCGCCGAGCGGCTCGACGGGTCTGTCCTGCTGGCCGGGTGCGACAAGTCGCTGCCGGCGATGCTCATGGCCGCGGCGCGTCTGGACCTGGCCTCGGTCTTCGTCTACGCCGGCTCGATCCTGCCGGGCTACGCCAAGCTCTCCGACGGCTCGGAGCGCGAGGTGACGATCATCGACGCCTTCGAGGCGGTCGGGGCGTGCGCGCGCGGACTGATGTCCCGGGAGGACGTGGACGTCATCGAGCGGGCGATCTGCCCGGGGGAGGGTGCGTGCGGCGGCTTCTACACCGCCAACACGATGGCCGCCGCGGCCGAGGCGCTGGGTATGTCGTTGCCCGGGTCGGCCGCGCCGCCGGCCACCGACCGGCGCCGGGACGGGTTCGCCCGGCGCTCGGGCGAGGCGGTGGTGCAGATGCTGCGCACCGGGCTGACCGCCCGGCAGATCCTCACCAAGGAGGCCTTCGAGAACGCGATCGCGGTGACGATGGCCTTCGGCGGGTCGACCAACGCGGTGCTGCACCTGCTGGCGATCGCCGCCGAGGCCGAGGTCGAGCTCACGCTGGAGGACTTCCGCCGGATCGGCCGCACGGTCCCGCACCTGGCGGACGTCAAGCCGTTCGGGCAGCACGTCATGGTCGACATCGACCGGGTCGGCGGGATCCCGGTGGTCATGAAGGCGCTGCTCGACGCCGGCATGCTGCACGGTGAGGTGATGACCGTGACCGGCCGGACGCTCGCGCAGAACCTGGAGGACCTCGACGTCCCGCCGCTGGACGGCAAGGTCCTGCGCCAGCTGGACGACCCGATCCACGCCACCGGTGGCCTGACGATCCTCGAGGGGACCCTCGCGCCCGGCGGTGCGGTGGTGAAGTCGGCCGGCTTCGACTCCGACGTCTTCCGCGGGACCGCGCGGGTCTTCGACGGCGAGCGGGCCGCGATGGACGCCCTCGAGGACGGCACGATCACCGCCGGCGACGTGGTGGTCATCCGCTACGAGGGCCCCAAGGGCGGCCCGGGGATGCGCGAGATGCTCGCGATCACCGGGGCGATCAAGGGCGCCGGGCTGGGCAAGGACGTGCTCCTCGTCACCGACGGACGCTTCTCCGGCGGCACGACCGGGCTGTGCGTCGGTCACATCGCACCGGAGGCCACCGAGGGCGGTCCCGTCGCGCTCGTCGAGGACGGCGACCCGATCGTCCTGGACGTGGGCACCGGCCGCCTCGACCTGGAGGTCGACGAGGAGACCCTGGCCGCGCGGCGCAGCACCTGGGTAGCGCCGGAGCCGCCGGCGCGGGCTCGCCGCGGCGTGCTCAACAAGTACGTGCGGCTCGTGGGCTCCGCGTCCCAGGGAGCCGTCACGCACTGA
- the ilvC gene encoding ketol-acid reductoisomerase, whose translation MATMYYDDDADLSIIQGRKVAVLGYGSQGHAHALSLRDSGVDVRVGLAEGSSSRAKAEAEGLRVVTPAQASEEADLIMVLVPDHVQRHVYAEAVEPHLAAGKALFFSHGFNIRFGYIKPPADVDVCMVAPKGPGHLVRREYVDGRGVPVLVAVEQDATGNAKALALSYAAAIGGLRAGGIETTFTEETETDLFGEQSVLCGGMSQLVQYGFETLTEAGYQPEVAYFECLHELKLIVDLMYEGGIAKQRWSISDTAEYGDYVSGPRVIDERVKENMQAVLEDIRNGSFAQRFIDDQDAGAPEFKALREKGAQHPIEGTGKELRGMMAWVKSHDTDYVEGSAARD comes from the coding sequence ATGGCCACCATGTACTACGACGACGACGCCGACCTCTCGATCATCCAGGGCCGCAAGGTCGCCGTCCTCGGCTACGGCAGCCAGGGCCACGCGCACGCCCTCTCCCTCCGCGACTCGGGGGTCGACGTGCGCGTGGGCCTGGCCGAGGGCAGCTCGAGCCGGGCCAAGGCCGAGGCCGAGGGCCTGCGGGTCGTCACGCCCGCGCAGGCGAGCGAGGAGGCCGACCTGATCATGGTGCTCGTGCCCGACCACGTGCAGCGGCACGTCTACGCCGAGGCGGTCGAGCCGCACCTGGCCGCCGGCAAGGCGCTGTTCTTCAGCCACGGATTCAACATCCGCTTCGGCTACATCAAGCCGCCGGCCGACGTCGACGTGTGCATGGTCGCCCCGAAGGGCCCCGGCCACCTGGTGCGCCGCGAGTACGTCGACGGCCGCGGGGTGCCCGTGCTCGTGGCCGTCGAGCAGGACGCCACCGGCAACGCCAAGGCGCTCGCCCTGTCCTACGCCGCCGCGATCGGCGGGCTGCGCGCGGGGGGCATCGAGACGACCTTCACCGAGGAGACCGAGACCGATCTCTTCGGTGAGCAGTCGGTGCTCTGCGGCGGCATGTCGCAGCTGGTGCAGTACGGCTTCGAGACGCTCACCGAGGCCGGCTACCAGCCGGAGGTCGCCTACTTCGAGTGCCTGCACGAGCTCAAGCTCATCGTCGACCTCATGTACGAGGGCGGCATCGCCAAGCAGCGCTGGTCGATCTCCGACACCGCCGAGTACGGCGACTACGTCTCCGGACCGCGGGTCATCGACGAGCGGGTCAAGGAGAACATGCAGGCGGTCCTGGAGGACATCCGCAACGGGTCCTTCGCCCAGCGCTTCATCGACGACCAGGACGCCGGCGCGCCGGAGTTCAAGGCGCTGCGCGAGAAGGGCGCCCAGCACCCCATCGAGGGCACCGGCAAGGAGCTGCGCGGGATGATGGCGTGGGTCAAGAGCCACGACACCGACTACGTGGAGGGCTCGGCCGCCCGTGACTGA
- the ilvN gene encoding acetolactate synthase small subunit, with protein sequence MTLLHAYPQPDADVPTAATPYLPTSTSTTTTVATGDTAPKGTPMSDRTRHALSVLVENNPGVLARVSVLFARRNFNIDHLVVGPTEDAKVSRMTIVVNVSAEQLHKVTSQLDKLVEVIHIEELPGADAIRTQLWAINDHGPRPVGAMAAAVF encoded by the coding sequence ATGACCCTCCTGCACGCCTACCCGCAGCCCGACGCGGACGTGCCCACCGCGGCCACCCCGTACCTACCCACCAGCACCTCCACCACCACTACCGTCGCTACCGGCGACACCGCACCGAAAGGCACCCCCATGTCCGACCGCACCCGCCACGCCCTGTCCGTCCTGGTCGAGAACAACCCGGGCGTGCTCGCGCGCGTCTCGGTCCTGTTCGCCCGGCGCAACTTCAACATCGACCACCTGGTCGTGGGTCCGACCGAGGACGCCAAGGTCTCCCGGATGACCATCGTGGTCAACGTCAGCGCCGAGCAGCTGCACAAGGTCACCAGCCAGCTGGACAAGCTCGTCGAGGTGATCCACATCGAGGAGCTGCCGGGCGCCGACGCGATCCGCACCCAGCTGTGGGCCATCAACGACCACGGCCCGCGGCCGGTGGGCGCCATGGCCGCCGCCGTCTTCTAG